From the Carassius gibelio isolate Cgi1373 ecotype wild population from Czech Republic chromosome B25, carGib1.2-hapl.c, whole genome shotgun sequence genome, one window contains:
- the tnnt2d gene encoding troponin T2d, cardiac produces IHLSPITVDDSKSKPKYLSNIQAPKIPEGEKVDFDDIQKKRQEKDLTELQSLIEAHFLQRQKDEEELIALVNRIEKRRAERAEQQRVRAEREKERQARLAEERERKEQEEQRKKQDEDAKKKKALTNMTHQYGGVQQKGEGRKGAKKQTEREKKKKILADRRKPLSIDHLSDDKLKDKASELWQWLMQLEAEKYDLNEKLKRQKYDINQLLARVQDHQSAKGRGKGKMGGRLR; encoded by the exons ATACACCTTTCTCCAATTACAGTAGATGACTCAAAGTCCAAACCAAA ATATCTATCAAATATCCAAGCACCAAAAATTCCAGAGGGAGAAAAAGTCGATTTTGAT gacaTCCAAAAAAAGCGTCAGGAGAAGGATTTAACAGAACTACAGTCTCTAATAGAGGCTCATTTCCTCCAGAGACAGAAAGACGAAGAGGAACTCATTGCTCTGGTCAACAGAATT GAGAAGAGACGAGCGGAGAGAGCCGAGCAACAGcgagtgagagcagagagagagaaagaacgtCAGGCCAGACTCGCC gaagagagagagaggaaggagcAGGAAGAGCAGAGGAAGAAGCAGGATGAAGATGCCAAGAAGAAGAAAGCTCTTACTAACATGACCCATCAGTATGGTGGCGTACAGCAAAAG GGTGAAGGACGCAAAGGCGCAAAGAAACAGACCGAAagggagaaaaagaagaagatcCTGGCTGATCGCCGAAAACCACTGAGCATTGATCATCTGAGTGACGACAAACTCAA GGATAAAGCCAGTGAATTGTGGCAGTGGTTGATGCAGCTGGAAGCAGAAAAGTACGATCTAAACGAGAAACTGAAGCGCCAGAAATACGAT ATAAATCAGCTCCTTGCCCGCGTCCAGGATCACCAGAG TGCCAAGGGACGCGGTAAAGGCAAGATGGGAGGAAGACTGAGATAG